In a genomic window of Physeter macrocephalus isolate SW-GA chromosome 14, ASM283717v5, whole genome shotgun sequence:
- the SLC4A11 gene encoding solute carrier family 4 member 11 isoform X3, producing MSQNGYFEDAGYLKCDADDASETREESLGDEAFDTVNSSIVSGESIRFFVNVNLEVQPTQSESDSPGGYGLLHTSRKYLKLKNFEEEIRAHRDLDGFLARASIILNETATSLDDVLRAMLCRLAQDSHNTEPDCNLDLLMAMLFTDAGAPMEGKAVHLLSDTIQGVTATVTGVQYQQSWLCIICTSKALLKRHVCISRLVRPQNWGENSCEVRFVILVLAPPKMKSTKTATEVGRTFATMFLDITFRQKLLKTRTEEEFKEALVHQRQLLTVMSHCPSITMKDYSMSSICTHRPPQPPRHKDFLPIGRGIREDIARRFPVYPLDFTDGIIGKNKAVGKYITTTLFLYFACLLPTIAFGSLNDENTNGAIDVQKTIAGQSIGGLLYALFSGQPLVVLLTTAPLALYIHVIRGICDDYDLDFSTFYAWTGLWNSFFLAVYALFNLSLVMSLFKRSTEEIIALFISITFVLDAVKGMVKIFQKYYCGHNPGNYYEDRSSPVSLLGLSPSLNTSLRAALNTSLLAGPTELTSVGSQGPEHLARDTAVLSLLIMLGTLWLSYTLYQFKKSPYLHPYMREILSDCALPISVLTFSLISSYGFQEIKMGKFRYNPSKSLFEMAEMHSLSLVAVSGAMGLGFLLSMLFFIEQNLVAALANAPENRLVKGTAYHWDLLLIAIINTGLSLFGLPWIHAAYPHSPLHVRALALVEERVENGHIYDTIVSVKETRLTALGASILVGFSLLLLPFPLQWIPKPVLYGLFLYIALTSIDGNQLFARMVLLLKDQTSYPPTHYIRRVPQRKIHYFTGLQVLQLLLLCAFGMSTLPYMKMIFPLIMIAMIPIRYNLLPQIIEAKYLDAMDAEH from the exons ATGTCGCAGAATGGATACTTTGAGGATGCAG GCTACCTCAAGTGTGACGCGGATGATGCCTCTGAAACCCGTGAGGAGAGCCTGGGGGATGAGGCCTTCGACACGGTCAACTCCTCCATTGTGTCTGGCGAGAGCATCCGTTTCTTTGTCAACGTCAACCTCGAGGTGCAGCCCACCCAGTCCG AGAGTGACTCGCCTGGCGGCTACGGGCTCCTACACACCTCCCGCAAG TACCTGAAGTTAAAGAACTTTGAGGAAGAGATCCGAGCGCACCGGGACCTAGACGGCTTCTTGGCACGGGCCAGCATCATCCTGAACGAGACAGCCACCTCCCTGGATGACGTGTTACGGGCCATGCTGTGCCGCTTAGCCCAAGACTCGCACAACACCGAGCCCGACTGCAACTTGGACCTGCTCATGGCCATGCTTTTCACTGATGCCGGGGCCCCCATGGAGGGTAAAG CAGTTCACCTACTGTCAGATACCATCCAAGGGGTCACTGCCACAGTAACGGGGGTGCAATACCAGCAGTCGTGGCTCTGCATCAT cTGTACCTCCAAGGCCCTGCTGAAGCGGCACGTGTGCATCAGCCGCCTGGTTCGCCCGCAGAACTGGGGGGAGAATTCCTGTGAGGTGCGGTTTGTCATCCTGGTGCTGGCCCCACCCAAGATG AAAAGCACCAAGACTGCGACGGAGGTGGGACGCACGTTTGCCACCATGTTCTTAGACATCACCTTCCGCCAGAAGCTCCTGAAGACCCGCACGGAGGAGGAATTCAAGGAGGCCCTGGTACATCAGAGACAGCTGCTCACCGTAATGAGCCACTGTCCGAGCATCACCATGAAGGACTACAGCATGAGCTCCATCTGCACCCACAGACCCCCGCAG CCCCCACGGCACAAGGACTTTCTCCCCATCGGGAGGGGCATCCGGGAGGACATCGCCCGCAGATTCCCTGTGTACCCGCTGGACTTCACTGATG GCATTATCGGGAAAAACAAAGCTGTGGGCAAATACATCACCACCACCCTGTTCCTCTACTTCGCCTGCCTCCTGCCCACGATTGCTTTTGGGTCCCTCAACGATGAGAACACGAACGGGGCCATTG ATGTACAGAAGACCATAGCTGGGCAGAGCATTGGAGGCCTCTTGTACGCACTCTTCTCCGGGCAGCCGCTGGTGGTGCTGCTGACGACCGCACCCCTGGCCCTCTACATCCACG TGATCCGTGGCATCTGTGATGACTACGATCTGGACTTCAGTACCTTCTATGCATGGACAGGCCTGTGGAACAGTTTCTTCCTCGCGGTTTATGCCCTCTTCAACCTCAGCCTGGTCATGAGTCTCTTCAAGAG GTCAACGGAGGAGATCATTGCTTTGTTCATTTCCATCACATTCGTGCTGGATGCTGTCAAGGGCATGGTCAAAA TCTTCCAGAAGTACTACTGTGGCCACAACCCCGGGAACTACTACGAAGATAGGTCTTCCCCGGTGAGCCTGCTGGGCCTCAGCCCCAGCCTCAACACCAGCCTCCGCGCTGCCCTCAACACCAGCCTCCTGGCCGGCCCAACAGAGCTGACTTCAGTGGGCAGCCAGGGCCCCGAGCACCTGGCCCGGGACACGGCTGTGCTCAGCCTCCTCATCATGCTGGGGACACTCTGGCTGAGCTACACCCTCTACCAGTTCAAGAAGAG CCCCTACCTGCACCCCTACATGCGTGAGATCCTGTCAGACTGTGCCTTGCCCATCTCAGTGCTTaccttctctctcatctcttcctACGGCTTCCAGGAGATCAAGA TGGGCAAGTTCCGCTACAACCCGAGCAAGAGCCTGTTCGAGATGGCCGAGATGCACTCGCTATCCCTGGTGGCCGTCAGTGGCGCCATGGGCCTTGGCTTCCTCCTCTCCATGCTCTTCTTCATCGAGCAGAACCTGGTGGCTGCCTTGGCTAATGCCCCGGAGAACAG GCTGGTAAAGGGCACTGCCTACCACTGGGACCTCCTGCTCATCGCCATCATCAACACCGGGCTGTCTCTGTTTGGGCTGCCCTGGATCCACGCTGCCTACCCCCACTCCCCGTTGCACGTGCGGGCACTAGCTTTGGTGGAGGAGCGTGTGGAGAATGGGCACATTTACGACAC GATTGTGAGTGTGAAGGAGACGCGGTTGACCGCCCTGGGCGCCAGCATCCTGGTAGGCTTCTCCCTCTTGCTGCTGCCCTTCCCGCTACAGTGGATCCCCAAGCCTGTGCTCTACGGCCTCTTTCTCTACATCGCGCTCACCTCCATCGACGGCAACCAGCTGTTTGCACGCATGGTCCTGCTGCTCAAGGACCAA ACCTCGTACCCACCCACCCACTACATCCGGAGGGTGCCCCAGAGGAAGATCCACTACTTCACAGGCCTGCAGgtcctgcagctgctgctgctctgTGCCTTTGGCATGAGCACCCTGCCCTATATGAAGATGATCTTTCCCCTCATCATGATCGCCATGATCCCCATCCG ctaCAACCTGCTGCCCCAAATCATTGAAGCCAAGTACCTGGACGCCATGGACGCTGAGCACTGA
- the SLC4A11 gene encoding solute carrier family 4 member 11 isoform X1, giving the protein MSQNGYFEDAGYLKCDADDASETREESLGDEAFDTVNSSIVSGESIRFFVNVNLEVQPTQSESDSPGGYGLLHTSRKVSGPLTGWETFGAGPLAGGGGGRFPERAHADAGSHTSPGPGCWGQPHWSSLREGGVGSWWAGSAGDHHRGRTQTATGGLSYLWACVVLCVGSLQYLKLKNFEEEIRAHRDLDGFLARASIILNETATSLDDVLRAMLCRLAQDSHNTEPDCNLDLLMAMLFTDAGAPMEGKAVHLLSDTIQGVTATVTGVQYQQSWLCIICTSKALLKRHVCISRLVRPQNWGENSCEVRFVILVLAPPKMKSTKTATEVGRTFATMFLDITFRQKLLKTRTEEEFKEALVHQRQLLTVMSHCPSITMKDYSMSSICTHRPPQPPRHKDFLPIGRGIREDIARRFPVYPLDFTDGIIGKNKAVGKYITTTLFLYFACLLPTIAFGSLNDENTNGAIDVQKTIAGQSIGGLLYALFSGQPLVVLLTTAPLALYIHVIRGICDDYDLDFSTFYAWTGLWNSFFLAVYALFNLSLVMSLFKRSTEEIIALFISITFVLDAVKGMVKIFQKYYCGHNPGNYYEDRSSPVSLLGLSPSLNTSLRAALNTSLLAGPTELTSVGSQGPEHLARDTAVLSLLIMLGTLWLSYTLYQFKKSPYLHPYMREILSDCALPISVLTFSLISSYGFQEIKMGKFRYNPSKSLFEMAEMHSLSLVAVSGAMGLGFLLSMLFFIEQNLVAALANAPENRLVKGTAYHWDLLLIAIINTGLSLFGLPWIHAAYPHSPLHVRALALVEERVENGHIYDTIVSVKETRLTALGASILVGFSLLLLPFPLQWIPKPVLYGLFLYIALTSIDGNQLFARMVLLLKDQTSYPPTHYIRRVPQRKIHYFTGLQVLQLLLLCAFGMSTLPYMKMIFPLIMIAMIPIRYNLLPQIIEAKYLDAMDAEH; this is encoded by the exons ATGTCGCAGAATGGATACTTTGAGGATGCAG GCTACCTCAAGTGTGACGCGGATGATGCCTCTGAAACCCGTGAGGAGAGCCTGGGGGATGAGGCCTTCGACACGGTCAACTCCTCCATTGTGTCTGGCGAGAGCATCCGTTTCTTTGTCAACGTCAACCTCGAGGTGCAGCCCACCCAGTCCG AGAGTGACTCGCCTGGCGGCTACGGGCTCCTACACACCTCCCGCAAGGTGAGTGGCCCATTGACCGGATGGGAGACATTTGGTGCTGGGCCActagctgggggtggaggtggtcgCTTCCCTGAGAGAGCTCACGCTGATGCTGGATCTCATACTAGCCCAGGGCCCGGCTGCTGGGGCCAACCACACTGGTCTTCTCTCCGGGAAGGGGGTGTCGGGtcctggtgggcagggtcagCCGGGGACCACCACAGAGGAAGGACCCAGACAGCGACAGGAGGTCTTTCTTATTTATGGGCCTGTGTGGTTCTGTGTGTGGGGTCCCTACAGTACCTGAAGTTAAAGAACTTTGAGGAAGAGATCCGAGCGCACCGGGACCTAGACGGCTTCTTGGCACGGGCCAGCATCATCCTGAACGAGACAGCCACCTCCCTGGATGACGTGTTACGGGCCATGCTGTGCCGCTTAGCCCAAGACTCGCACAACACCGAGCCCGACTGCAACTTGGACCTGCTCATGGCCATGCTTTTCACTGATGCCGGGGCCCCCATGGAGGGTAAAG CAGTTCACCTACTGTCAGATACCATCCAAGGGGTCACTGCCACAGTAACGGGGGTGCAATACCAGCAGTCGTGGCTCTGCATCAT cTGTACCTCCAAGGCCCTGCTGAAGCGGCACGTGTGCATCAGCCGCCTGGTTCGCCCGCAGAACTGGGGGGAGAATTCCTGTGAGGTGCGGTTTGTCATCCTGGTGCTGGCCCCACCCAAGATG AAAAGCACCAAGACTGCGACGGAGGTGGGACGCACGTTTGCCACCATGTTCTTAGACATCACCTTCCGCCAGAAGCTCCTGAAGACCCGCACGGAGGAGGAATTCAAGGAGGCCCTGGTACATCAGAGACAGCTGCTCACCGTAATGAGCCACTGTCCGAGCATCACCATGAAGGACTACAGCATGAGCTCCATCTGCACCCACAGACCCCCGCAG CCCCCACGGCACAAGGACTTTCTCCCCATCGGGAGGGGCATCCGGGAGGACATCGCCCGCAGATTCCCTGTGTACCCGCTGGACTTCACTGATG GCATTATCGGGAAAAACAAAGCTGTGGGCAAATACATCACCACCACCCTGTTCCTCTACTTCGCCTGCCTCCTGCCCACGATTGCTTTTGGGTCCCTCAACGATGAGAACACGAACGGGGCCATTG ATGTACAGAAGACCATAGCTGGGCAGAGCATTGGAGGCCTCTTGTACGCACTCTTCTCCGGGCAGCCGCTGGTGGTGCTGCTGACGACCGCACCCCTGGCCCTCTACATCCACG TGATCCGTGGCATCTGTGATGACTACGATCTGGACTTCAGTACCTTCTATGCATGGACAGGCCTGTGGAACAGTTTCTTCCTCGCGGTTTATGCCCTCTTCAACCTCAGCCTGGTCATGAGTCTCTTCAAGAG GTCAACGGAGGAGATCATTGCTTTGTTCATTTCCATCACATTCGTGCTGGATGCTGTCAAGGGCATGGTCAAAA TCTTCCAGAAGTACTACTGTGGCCACAACCCCGGGAACTACTACGAAGATAGGTCTTCCCCGGTGAGCCTGCTGGGCCTCAGCCCCAGCCTCAACACCAGCCTCCGCGCTGCCCTCAACACCAGCCTCCTGGCCGGCCCAACAGAGCTGACTTCAGTGGGCAGCCAGGGCCCCGAGCACCTGGCCCGGGACACGGCTGTGCTCAGCCTCCTCATCATGCTGGGGACACTCTGGCTGAGCTACACCCTCTACCAGTTCAAGAAGAG CCCCTACCTGCACCCCTACATGCGTGAGATCCTGTCAGACTGTGCCTTGCCCATCTCAGTGCTTaccttctctctcatctcttcctACGGCTTCCAGGAGATCAAGA TGGGCAAGTTCCGCTACAACCCGAGCAAGAGCCTGTTCGAGATGGCCGAGATGCACTCGCTATCCCTGGTGGCCGTCAGTGGCGCCATGGGCCTTGGCTTCCTCCTCTCCATGCTCTTCTTCATCGAGCAGAACCTGGTGGCTGCCTTGGCTAATGCCCCGGAGAACAG GCTGGTAAAGGGCACTGCCTACCACTGGGACCTCCTGCTCATCGCCATCATCAACACCGGGCTGTCTCTGTTTGGGCTGCCCTGGATCCACGCTGCCTACCCCCACTCCCCGTTGCACGTGCGGGCACTAGCTTTGGTGGAGGAGCGTGTGGAGAATGGGCACATTTACGACAC GATTGTGAGTGTGAAGGAGACGCGGTTGACCGCCCTGGGCGCCAGCATCCTGGTAGGCTTCTCCCTCTTGCTGCTGCCCTTCCCGCTACAGTGGATCCCCAAGCCTGTGCTCTACGGCCTCTTTCTCTACATCGCGCTCACCTCCATCGACGGCAACCAGCTGTTTGCACGCATGGTCCTGCTGCTCAAGGACCAA ACCTCGTACCCACCCACCCACTACATCCGGAGGGTGCCCCAGAGGAAGATCCACTACTTCACAGGCCTGCAGgtcctgcagctgctgctgctctgTGCCTTTGGCATGAGCACCCTGCCCTATATGAAGATGATCTTTCCCCTCATCATGATCGCCATGATCCCCATCCG ctaCAACCTGCTGCCCCAAATCATTGAAGCCAAGTACCTGGACGCCATGGACGCTGAGCACTGA
- the SLC4A11 gene encoding solute carrier family 4 member 11 isoform X2: MAAATRRVFHLQPCENSSIMSQNGYFEDAGYLKCDADDASETREESLGDEAFDTVNSSIVSGESIRFFVNVNLEVQPTQSESDSPGGYGLLHTSRKYLKLKNFEEEIRAHRDLDGFLARASIILNETATSLDDVLRAMLCRLAQDSHNTEPDCNLDLLMAMLFTDAGAPMEGKVHLLSDTIQGVTATVTGVQYQQSWLCIICTSKALLKRHVCISRLVRPQNWGENSCEVRFVILVLAPPKMKSTKTATEVGRTFATMFLDITFRQKLLKTRTEEEFKEALVHQRQLLTVMSHCPSITMKDYSMSSICTHRPPQPPRHKDFLPIGRGIREDIARRFPVYPLDFTDGIIGKNKAVGKYITTTLFLYFACLLPTIAFGSLNDENTNGAIDVQKTIAGQSIGGLLYALFSGQPLVVLLTTAPLALYIHVIRGICDDYDLDFSTFYAWTGLWNSFFLAVYALFNLSLVMSLFKRSTEEIIALFISITFVLDAVKGMVKIFQKYYCGHNPGNYYEDRSSPVSLLGLSPSLNTSLRAALNTSLLAGPTELTSVGSQGPEHLARDTAVLSLLIMLGTLWLSYTLYQFKKSPYLHPYMREILSDCALPISVLTFSLISSYGFQEIKMGKFRYNPSKSLFEMAEMHSLSLVAVSGAMGLGFLLSMLFFIEQNLVAALANAPENRLVKGTAYHWDLLLIAIINTGLSLFGLPWIHAAYPHSPLHVRALALVEERVENGHIYDTIVSVKETRLTALGASILVGFSLLLLPFPLQWIPKPVLYGLFLYIALTSIDGNQLFARMVLLLKDQTSYPPTHYIRRVPQRKIHYFTGLQVLQLLLLCAFGMSTLPYMKMIFPLIMIAMIPIRYNLLPQIIEAKYLDAMDAEH, translated from the exons ATGGCCGCGGCCACCAGGCGCGTGTTCCATCTCCAGCCATGCG AAAACTCTTCTATCATGTCGCAGAATGGATACTTTGAGGATGCAG GCTACCTCAAGTGTGACGCGGATGATGCCTCTGAAACCCGTGAGGAGAGCCTGGGGGATGAGGCCTTCGACACGGTCAACTCCTCCATTGTGTCTGGCGAGAGCATCCGTTTCTTTGTCAACGTCAACCTCGAGGTGCAGCCCACCCAGTCCG AGAGTGACTCGCCTGGCGGCTACGGGCTCCTACACACCTCCCGCAAG TACCTGAAGTTAAAGAACTTTGAGGAAGAGATCCGAGCGCACCGGGACCTAGACGGCTTCTTGGCACGGGCCAGCATCATCCTGAACGAGACAGCCACCTCCCTGGATGACGTGTTACGGGCCATGCTGTGCCGCTTAGCCCAAGACTCGCACAACACCGAGCCCGACTGCAACTTGGACCTGCTCATGGCCATGCTTTTCACTGATGCCGGGGCCCCCATGGAGGGTAAAG TTCACCTACTGTCAGATACCATCCAAGGGGTCACTGCCACAGTAACGGGGGTGCAATACCAGCAGTCGTGGCTCTGCATCAT cTGTACCTCCAAGGCCCTGCTGAAGCGGCACGTGTGCATCAGCCGCCTGGTTCGCCCGCAGAACTGGGGGGAGAATTCCTGTGAGGTGCGGTTTGTCATCCTGGTGCTGGCCCCACCCAAGATG AAAAGCACCAAGACTGCGACGGAGGTGGGACGCACGTTTGCCACCATGTTCTTAGACATCACCTTCCGCCAGAAGCTCCTGAAGACCCGCACGGAGGAGGAATTCAAGGAGGCCCTGGTACATCAGAGACAGCTGCTCACCGTAATGAGCCACTGTCCGAGCATCACCATGAAGGACTACAGCATGAGCTCCATCTGCACCCACAGACCCCCGCAG CCCCCACGGCACAAGGACTTTCTCCCCATCGGGAGGGGCATCCGGGAGGACATCGCCCGCAGATTCCCTGTGTACCCGCTGGACTTCACTGATG GCATTATCGGGAAAAACAAAGCTGTGGGCAAATACATCACCACCACCCTGTTCCTCTACTTCGCCTGCCTCCTGCCCACGATTGCTTTTGGGTCCCTCAACGATGAGAACACGAACGGGGCCATTG ATGTACAGAAGACCATAGCTGGGCAGAGCATTGGAGGCCTCTTGTACGCACTCTTCTCCGGGCAGCCGCTGGTGGTGCTGCTGACGACCGCACCCCTGGCCCTCTACATCCACG TGATCCGTGGCATCTGTGATGACTACGATCTGGACTTCAGTACCTTCTATGCATGGACAGGCCTGTGGAACAGTTTCTTCCTCGCGGTTTATGCCCTCTTCAACCTCAGCCTGGTCATGAGTCTCTTCAAGAG GTCAACGGAGGAGATCATTGCTTTGTTCATTTCCATCACATTCGTGCTGGATGCTGTCAAGGGCATGGTCAAAA TCTTCCAGAAGTACTACTGTGGCCACAACCCCGGGAACTACTACGAAGATAGGTCTTCCCCGGTGAGCCTGCTGGGCCTCAGCCCCAGCCTCAACACCAGCCTCCGCGCTGCCCTCAACACCAGCCTCCTGGCCGGCCCAACAGAGCTGACTTCAGTGGGCAGCCAGGGCCCCGAGCACCTGGCCCGGGACACGGCTGTGCTCAGCCTCCTCATCATGCTGGGGACACTCTGGCTGAGCTACACCCTCTACCAGTTCAAGAAGAG CCCCTACCTGCACCCCTACATGCGTGAGATCCTGTCAGACTGTGCCTTGCCCATCTCAGTGCTTaccttctctctcatctcttcctACGGCTTCCAGGAGATCAAGA TGGGCAAGTTCCGCTACAACCCGAGCAAGAGCCTGTTCGAGATGGCCGAGATGCACTCGCTATCCCTGGTGGCCGTCAGTGGCGCCATGGGCCTTGGCTTCCTCCTCTCCATGCTCTTCTTCATCGAGCAGAACCTGGTGGCTGCCTTGGCTAATGCCCCGGAGAACAG GCTGGTAAAGGGCACTGCCTACCACTGGGACCTCCTGCTCATCGCCATCATCAACACCGGGCTGTCTCTGTTTGGGCTGCCCTGGATCCACGCTGCCTACCCCCACTCCCCGTTGCACGTGCGGGCACTAGCTTTGGTGGAGGAGCGTGTGGAGAATGGGCACATTTACGACAC GATTGTGAGTGTGAAGGAGACGCGGTTGACCGCCCTGGGCGCCAGCATCCTGGTAGGCTTCTCCCTCTTGCTGCTGCCCTTCCCGCTACAGTGGATCCCCAAGCCTGTGCTCTACGGCCTCTTTCTCTACATCGCGCTCACCTCCATCGACGGCAACCAGCTGTTTGCACGCATGGTCCTGCTGCTCAAGGACCAA ACCTCGTACCCACCCACCCACTACATCCGGAGGGTGCCCCAGAGGAAGATCCACTACTTCACAGGCCTGCAGgtcctgcagctgctgctgctctgTGCCTTTGGCATGAGCACCCTGCCCTATATGAAGATGATCTTTCCCCTCATCATGATCGCCATGATCCCCATCCG ctaCAACCTGCTGCCCCAAATCATTGAAGCCAAGTACCTGGACGCCATGGACGCTGAGCACTGA